The following proteins are co-located in the Vigna unguiculata cultivar IT97K-499-35 chromosome 9, ASM411807v1, whole genome shotgun sequence genome:
- the LOC114164562 gene encoding O-fucosyltransferase 36-like — translation MERDSSSDEEDEVIHQKERNAPTSPSSFHFQSLTSRITSYFNFPFQKRYLFAILPLFAILLYYVIPDSHSLFSLSSVNVNLRHHQPEESQLRALYLLRQQQLGLLHALNSTSQTHTLKSLLSSQISLNSQIQQLLLSPYTPATSLHFGNAACGTVDQKLPERRTIEWKPKANKFLVAVCVSGQMSNHLMCLQKHMFFAALLNRVLVIPSSKVDYEYERVLDVEHMNKCIGGKVKAVISFQEFSSMRKNGKHEGKFLCYFSLPRPCCLDEEHLRKLKSLGLLSTNRPAAVWDEDARKPRKRSVEEVVSRFSRVEKEDVLAIGDVLDADVEEEWVMQAGGPLAHRCKTLIQPNRLIFLTAQRFIQTFLGRNFLALHFRRHDFLNFCNGKKPSCFYPIPQAANCILRVIERANAPLIYLSTDAAESEIRLLQSLLVREGRHVPLVKRPPRNSAEKWDALLYRHHIEGDPQVEAMLDKTICAMSSVFIGASGSTFTQDIRRLKKDWGSASLCDEYLCHGEEPNVVAEME, via the exons ATGGAGAGGGATTCATCTTCCGACGAAGAAGACGAGGTCATCCATCAGAAGGAGAGGAATGCGCCTACGTCTCCCTCTTCCTTCCACTTCCAATCCCTCACTTCGCGAATCACTTCCTACTTCAATTTCCCTTTTCAGAAGAGATACCTCTTCGCCATTCTCCCTCTCTTCGCAATCCTTCTCTACTACGTCATCCCAGATTCCCACTCCCTCTTCTCCCTCTCCTCCGTCAACGTCAATCTCCGCCACCATCAACCCGAGGAATCTCAATTGCGCGCCCTTTACCTCTTGCGCCAACAGCAGTTAGGGCTTCTCCACGCTCTCAATTCCACCTCCCAAACTCACACTCTCAAATCCCTTCTCTCCAGTCAAATTTCCCTCAACTCACAGATTCAACAGCTTCTTCTCAGTCCCTACACCCCTGCCACCTCTCTCCATTTTGGGAACGCCGCGTGTGGAACAGTGGATCAGAAGCTGCCAGAAAGGAGGACCATCGAGTGGAAGCCCAAGGCTAATAAATTTTTGGTTGCAGTGTGCGTCTCGGGGCAGATGTCTAACCATCTGATGTGCTTGCAGAAGCACATGTTCTTCGCGGCTCTCCTTAACCGGGTCCTGGTTATTCCCAGCTCCAAGGTGGATTATGAGTACGAGAGAGTATTGGATGTGGAGCACATGAATAAATGCATTGGAGGTAAAGTCAAAGCGGTAATCTCCTTCCAAGAGTTTTCTAGCATGAGGAAGAATGGCAAGCACGAGGGTAAATTCTTGTGTTATTTTTCGCTGCCTCGACCCTGTTGTCTGGACGAGGAGCATTTGAGGAAGTTGAAATCGTTAGGGCTTTTGTCTACGAATAGGCCTGCGGCTGTGTGGGATGAAGATGCGAGGAAGCCCAGGAAGAGGAGCGTGGAAGAGGTTGTGTCAAGGTTTTCACGGGTGGAAAAGGAGGATGTTTTAGCCATTGGGGATGTATTGGATGCTGATGTGGAGGAAGAATGGGTGATGCAAGCAGGTGGTCCACTGGCTCATCGGTGCAAGACTCTGATTCAACCCAACCGTCTCATTTTCCTCACCGCTCAGCGTTTTATCCAAACCTTCCTCGGCAGGAACTTCCTTGCATTGCATTTTCGAAGACACGATTTCTTGAACTTCTG TAATGGTAAAAAACCAAGTTGCTTTTATCCTATTCCTCAAGCAGCAAATTGTATCTTGCGTGTGATTGAAAGAGCCAATGCACCCCTCATTTACCTCTCTACAGACGCCGCAGAGAGTGAAATTCGGCTGCTTCAGTCACTGCTTGTGCGAGAGGGCAGGCACGTGCCACTTGTCAAACGCCCACCTCGGAATTCGGCAGAAAAATGGGACGCTTTGTTGTACAGGCATCATATTGAAGGAGACCCTCAG GTGGAAGCTATGTTGGACAAGACTATATGTGCCATGTCTAGCGTGTTCATTGGAGCATCCGGTTCAACTTTCACCCAAGACATTCGACGGCTAAAAAAGGACTGGGGATCCGCATCATTGTGCGATGAGTACCTTTGCCACGGTGAGGAGCCAAATGTTGTAGCGGAGATGGAATGA
- the LOC114164007 gene encoding protein STRUBBELIG-RECEPTOR FAMILY 7-like, producing MVEFRRLLLLLCITSCILCWMPNGATSATDPNDAAALRFLFQNLNSPAQLGWPANGDDPCGQPWKGISCSGNRVTEIKLSNLGLTGSLPYGLQVLTSLSALDMSSNSLGGSIPYQLPPYVQRLNLAHNNITGTVPYSISNLTALTDLNLGHNQLQQGLAVNFLNLSTLSTLDLSFNSLTGDLPQTMSSLSRITTMNLQNNQFTGTIDVLANLPLDNLNVENNNFTGWIPEQLKNINLQSGGNGWSSGSAPPPPPGTPPIPKRNKHHQSGGGSTTPDVGGSSSSSVDGGKKSSIGGGAIAGIVVSVIVVGAIVVFFLAKRKSKKTSSDLEKLDNQSFAPLPSNGVHEEKSEQASSVPDMKTLDTSASINLKPPPIDRHKSFDDEEFSKKPTIVKKTVTAPANVKSYSIADLQIATGSFNVDHLVGEGSFGRVYRAQFDDGEVLAVKKIDSSVLSSDLSDDFIEIISNISSLHHPNVTELVGYCSEYGQHLLVYEFHKNGSLHDFLHLPDEYSKPLIWNSRVKIALGTARALEYLHEVSSPSVVHKNIKSANILLDTELNPHLSDSGLASYIPNADQILSHNVGSGYDAPEVALSGQYTLQSDVYSFGVVMLELLSGRKPFDSSRPRSEQSLVRWATPQLHDIDALSKMVDPTLKGLYPVKSLSRFADVIALCVQPEPEFRPPMSEVVQALVRLVQRANMSKRTFSNSDHGGSLRGSDEAALREI from the exons ATGGTGGAGTTTAGAAGGTTGTTACTGTTGCTGTGCATCACTTCCTGCATTCTTTGTTGGATGCCCAATGGTGCTACTTCTGCTACAGATCCAAATGATG CTGCTGCTTTGagatttttatttcaaaatttgaactcaCCAGCCCAGCTTGGTTGGCCTGCTAATGGTGATGATCCATGTGGACAACCTTGGAAAGGAATTTCTTGCTCAGGCAACCGTGTTACAGAGAT TAAGTTGTCTAATCTTGGACTAACTGGGTCGTTGCCTTATGGATTACAAGTCTTGACATCTTTGAGCGCCCT AGACATGAGTAGCAACAGTCTTGGCGGCAGCATACCATATCAACTCCCTCCATATGTGCAGCGATT AAATCTTGCTCATAATAACATCACAGGGACTGTTCCTTACTCTATTTCAAACCTGACCGCTCTTACAGACCT GAATCTTGGTCACAATCAGCTCCAGCAAGGACTGGCTGTTAACTTTCTTAATCTTTCCACCCTCTCCACATT GGATCTCTCTTTCAATTCTCTAACCGGTGACCTCCCTCAGACTATGAGCTCACTTTCACGCATAACAACCAT GAATCTGCAAAACAATCAGTTTACGGGCACTATTGATGTCCTTGCTAATCTTCCTCTGGATAATCT GAATGTGGAAAACAATAATTTCACTGGATGGATACCGGAACAGTTGAAGAACATAAACCTACA GAGCGGTGGTAATGGATGGAGCTCCGGATCTGCACCCCCACCTCCTCCTGGTACACCTCCCATACCAAAAAGGAACAAACACCACCAGTCTGGAGGGGGAAGCACCACCCCAGATGTCGGCGGCAGCAGCAGCAGCTCAGTTGATGGGGGCAAAAAGTCCAGTATAGGAGGTGGTGCCATAGCTGGAATTGTAGTCTCCGTCATAGTTGTTGGGGCAATAGTAGTGTTCTTTCTGGCGAAGAGAAAATCCAAGAAGACATCTTCAGATTTAGAAAAGCTGGACAATCAATCCTTTGCTCCACTTCCCTCAAATGGAGTGCATG AAGAGAAGTCTGAGCAAGCATCCTCAGTACCAGACATGAAGACGCTTGATACTTCTGCCTCAATAAATCTTAAACCCCCACCTATTGATCGACATAAATCATTTGATGATGAAGAGTTCTCCAAGAAGCCCACAATTGTGAAGAAGACTGTAACAGCTCCTGCAAATGTGAAATCATATTCTATTGCTGACCTGCAGATTGCTACTGGTAGCTTCAATGTGGATCATCTTGTTGGCGAGGGGTCTTTTGGGCGTGTTTACCGTGCTCAATTTGATGATGGAGAG GTTCTTGCAGTGAAGAAGATAGATTCATCTGTCCTTTCCAGTGATTTGTCAGATGattttatagaaataatttCAAACATCTCCAGTTTGCATCATCCAAATGTGACAGAGCTTGTAGGTTATTGCTCAGAGTATGGACAACACCTCTTGGTCTACGAATTTCATAAAAATGGATCACTGCATGACTTCCTTCATCTACCAGACGAATATAGTAAACCACTTATATGGAATTCCCGTGTCAAGATTGCTTTGGGTACTGCACGTGCTTTAGA GTACTTACATGAAGTTAGTTCGCCATCCGTTGTTCATAAGAATATTAAATCAGCCAACATATTACTTGATACAGAGCTTAATCCTCATCTTTCAGATAGTGGATTGGCTAGCTATATTCCAAATGCAGACCAG ATATTGAGTCATAATGTTGGATCTGGATATGATGCACCTGAAGTTGCGTTGTCTGGTCAGTATACTCTGCAAAGTGATGTCTACAGCTTTGGGGTTGTCATGTTGGAACTTCTCAGCGGCCGGAAGCCATTTGATAG CTCAAGGCCAAGATCTGAGCAGTCTTTGGTTCGATGGGCAACACCTCAACTCCATGATATTGATGCATTGAGTAAAATGGTTGATCCTACATTGAAGGGGCTATATCCTGTTAAGTCTCTTTCTCGATTTGCGGATGTTATTGCCCTTTGCGTGCAG CCGGAGCCTGAATTCCGACCACCAATGTCAGAAGTGGTTCAAGCACTGGTGCGATTGGTGCAGCGAGCTAACATGAGCAAGCGAACATTTAGCAATAGTGATCATGGAGGATCCCTACGAGGAAGCGATGAGGCAGCTCTACGGGAGATATAA
- the LOC114163028 gene encoding ATPase 10, plasma membrane-type isoform X1, which yields MAEDLDKPLLDPENFNRDGIDLERIPLEEVFEQLRTSRRGLSSDDAEARIEIFGPNKLEEKKENKILKFLGFMWNPLSWVMEAAALMAIILANGGGEGPDWQDFIGIICLLVINSTISFIEENNAGNAAAALMARLAPKTRVLRDGQWQEQDAAILVPGDIISIKLGDIVPADARLLEGDPLKIDQSALTGESLPVTKRTGDEVFSGSTCKHGEIEAVVIATGVHSFFGKAAYLVDSTEVVGHFQKVLTSIGNFCICSIAIGIIFEIIIMFPVEHRSYRDGINNLLVLLIGGIPIAMPTVLSVTLAIGSHRLSQQGAITKRMTAIEEMAGMDVLCSDKTGTLTLNRLTVDRNLIEVFNRNMDKDTVVLLAARAARLENQDAIDTAVVNMLADPREARANITEVHFLPFNPVDKRTAITYIDSDGNFYRATKGAPEQILDLCQEKDQIAKRVHDIIDKFAERGLRSLAVAYQEVPEKSKDSPGGPWTFCGLLPLFDPPRHDSAETIRRALNLGVCVKMITGDQLAIAKETGRRLGMGTNMYPSSSLLGREKEEHEVLPVDELVEMADGFAGVYPEHKFEIVKILQEKQHVVGMTGDGVNDAPALKKADIGIAVSDATDAARSAADLVLTEPGLSVIVSAVLTSRAIFQRMKNYTIYAVSITIRIVVGFTLLALIWEYDFPPFMVLIIAILNDGTIMTISKDRVKPSPTPDSWKLPEIFATGIVIGTYLALVTVLFYWTIVETTFFETHFHVSSLSSDSEKVSSAVYLQVSIISQALIFVTRSYGWSFLERPGALLMCAFVIAQLVATLIGVYANISFAKISGIGWEWAGVIWLYSLIFYVPLDIIKFTVRYALSGDAWKLLFERKTAFTSKKDYGKEDRAAKWVLSQRTLQGLHLMAGGSLEVNGRRSSIIAEQARRRAEIARLGELHTLRGHVESVVRLKNLHRNVIQSAHTV from the exons ATGGCTGAGGATCTGGATAAACCGTTGCTTGATCCTGAGAATTTCAACCGAGATGGCATTGATTTG GAGCGTATACCATTAGAAGAAGTATTTGAACAGTTGAGAACATCACGAAGAGGACTTTCATCTGACGATGCTGAAGCTCGAATAGAGATATTTGGCCCAAAcaaacttgaagagaagaaa gagaataaaattttgaaatttcttgGTTTTATGTGGAATCCTTTATCATGGGTTATGGAAGCAGCAGCACTGATGGCGATTATCCTTGCTAATGGTGGA GGGGAAGGTCCTGATTGGCAAGACTTTATAGGGATTATATGCCTACTGGTAATAAACTCAACTATTAGttttatagaagaaaataatgcaGGTAATGCTGCAGCAGCATTAATGGCTCGTTTAGCTCCTAAAACAAGG GTTCTCAGAGATGGGCAGTGGCAAGAGCAAGATGCAGCAATTTTAGTACCTGGGGATATAATTAGCATAAAATTGGGAGATATAGTTCCAGCTGATGCTCGCTTGCTAGAAGGGGATCCTTTAAAAATTGATCAG TCAGCCCTTACTGGAGAATCTTTACCTGTCACAAAAAGAACTGGTGACGAGGTCTTTTCCGGTTCAACATGTAAACATGGAGAGATTGAGGCTGTAGTGATAGCAACAGGAGTTCATTCCTTTTTTGGAAAGGCAGCATACCTGGTTGATAGTACCGAAGTTGTTGGACATTTTCAGAAG GTCCTTACCTCAATTGGTAACTTCTGCATTTGCTCTATAGCTATAGggataatttttgaaataattataatgttcCCAGTGGAGCATCGATCATACAGGGATGGAATCAACAATCTTCTTGTTCTCCTAATTGGAGGAATACCCATCGCTATGCCAACAGTCTTATCTGTAACGCTTGCAATTGGCTCTCACCGTCTTTCTCAGCAG GGAGCCATAACTAAAAGAATGACAGCAATTGAAGAAATGGCAGGCATGGATGTGCTTTGCAGTGACAAAACTGGAACTCTTACACTGAATCGCCTGACTGTTGATAGAAACCTTATTGAG GTTTTTAACAGAAATATGGACAAAGATACGGTTGTTCTACTAGCAGCCAGAGCTGCTAGACTGGAAAACCAGGATGCCATTGATACTGCCGTAGTTAATATGCTAGCTGATCCAAGGGAG GCACGTGCAAACATCACTGAAGTTCATTTTCTACCATTCAATCCTGTAGATAAACGTACAGCTATAACGTATATTGATTCTGATGGCAATTTTTATAGGGCCACTAAAGGAGCTCCGGAacag ATTCTAGATTTGTGTCAAGAGAAAGACCAAATTGCCAAAAGAGTGCACGATATAATAGACAAATTTGCTGAAAGGGGATTGCGATCTCTTGCAGTTGCTTATCAG GAAGTTCCTGAAAAATCCAAGGATAGCCCTGGAGGTCCTTGGACTTTTTGTGGATTGTTGCCTTTGTTTGATCCACCAAGACATGATAGTGCGGAAACCATTCGAAGAGCACTTAACCTTGGAGTCTGTGTAAAGATGATTACAG GTGATCAATTAGCCATTGCAAAGGAGACAGGCCGTAGACTTGGCATGGGAACAAACATGTACCCTTCTTCGTCTTTGTTAGGGCGTGAAAAAGAAGAGCATGAAGTTCTCCCTGTAGATGAGCTCGTTGAGATGGCAGATGGCTTTGCTGGTGTTTATCCTG AACACAAGTTTGAAATAGTGaaaattttacaagaaaagCAACATGTTGTTGGGATGACTGGGGATGGAGTAAATGATGCCCCCGCATTGAAGAAAGCAGATATCGGAATAGCTGTGTCAGACGCTACAGATGCTGCAAGAAGTGCTGCTGATTTGGTCTTAACCGAGCCTGGCTTAAGTGTCATTGTTAGTGCTGTGTTAACAAGCAGAGCTATATTCcaaagaatgaaaaattataca ATATATGCTGTCTCCATCACCATAAGAATAGTG GTTGGTTTTACTCTCCTGGCATTAATTTGGGAGTATGATTTTCCACCCTTCATGGTCTTGATCATTGCAATACTAAATGATG gtACCATCATGACCATATCTAAAGACAGAGTGAAGCCATCCCCGACACCTGACAGTTGGAAGCTACCAGAGATATTTGCAACAGGAATAGTGATTGGAACTTATCTTGCTTTGGTCACTGTCCTATTCTATTGGACAATAGTTGAGACCACTTTCTTTGAG ACCCACTTCCATGTAAGCTCCTTATCTAGTGACAGCGAGAAAGTTTCATCAGCTGTATATCTGCAAGTTAGCATCATTAGCCAGGCTCTGATCTTTGTTACTCGAAGCTATGGATGGTCATTTCTCGAGAGACCCGGAGCTCTGCTGATGTGCGCCTTTGTAATAGCTCAACTG GTTGCGACCTTAATTGGAGTGTACGCAAATATCAGTTTTGCAAAGATCAGCGGAATTGGATGGGAATGGGCCGGTGTTATATGGTTATACAGTTTGATCTTCTATGTACCCTTGGACATCATTAAGTTCACAGTGCGTTATGCTTTGAGTGGAGATGCCTGGAAACTACTATTTGAAAGAAAG ACTGCTTTTACATCAAAGAAAGACTATGGAAAAGAAGACAGAGCTGCAAAGTGGGTTCTTTCTCAGAGGACTCTACAAGGACTGCATCTCATGGCCGGAGGAAGCCTCGAGGTTAACGGAAGGCGCTCTTCTATCATAGCTGAACAAGCCAGACGACGAGCTGAAATAGCCAG gCTGGGAGAGTTGCACACTCTCAGAGGACATGTTGAATCTGTTGTCAGACTCAAAAACTTGCACCGCAATGTCATCCAATCAGCTCATACAGTCTGA
- the LOC114163028 gene encoding ATPase 10, plasma membrane-type isoform X2 codes for MAEDLDKPLLDPENFNRDGIDLERIPLEEVFEQLRTSRRGLSSDDAEARIEIFGPNKLEEKKENKILKFLGFMWNPLSWVMEAAALMAIILANGGGEGPDWQDFIGIICLLVINSTISFIEENNAGNAAAALMARLAPKTRVLRDGQWQEQDAAILVPGDIISIKLGDIVPADARLLEGDPLKIDQSALTGESLPVTKRTGDEVFSGSTCKHGEIEAVVIATGVHSFFGKAAYLVDSTEVVGHFQKVLTSIGNFCICSIAIGIIFEIIIMFPVEHRSYRDGINNLLVLLIGGIPIAMPTVLSVTLAIGSHRLSQQGAITKRMTAIEEMAGMDVLCSDKTGTLTLNRLTVDRNLIEVFNRNMDKDTVVLLAARAARLENQDAIDTAVVNMLADPREARANITEVHFLPFNPVDKRTAITYIDSDGNFYRATKGAPEQILDLCQEKDQIAKRVHDIIDKFAERGLRSLAVAYQEVPEKSKDSPGGPWTFCGLLPLFDPPRHDSAETIRRALNLGVCVKMITGDQLAIAKETGRRLGMGTNMYPSSSLLGREKEEHEVLPVDELVEMADGFAGVYPEKQHVVGMTGDGVNDAPALKKADIGIAVSDATDAARSAADLVLTEPGLSVIVSAVLTSRAIFQRMKNYTIYAVSITIRIVVGFTLLALIWEYDFPPFMVLIIAILNDGTIMTISKDRVKPSPTPDSWKLPEIFATGIVIGTYLALVTVLFYWTIVETTFFETHFHVSSLSSDSEKVSSAVYLQVSIISQALIFVTRSYGWSFLERPGALLMCAFVIAQLVATLIGVYANISFAKISGIGWEWAGVIWLYSLIFYVPLDIIKFTVRYALSGDAWKLLFERKTAFTSKKDYGKEDRAAKWVLSQRTLQGLHLMAGGSLEVNGRRSSIIAEQARRRAEIARLGELHTLRGHVESVVRLKNLHRNVIQSAHTV; via the exons ATGGCTGAGGATCTGGATAAACCGTTGCTTGATCCTGAGAATTTCAACCGAGATGGCATTGATTTG GAGCGTATACCATTAGAAGAAGTATTTGAACAGTTGAGAACATCACGAAGAGGACTTTCATCTGACGATGCTGAAGCTCGAATAGAGATATTTGGCCCAAAcaaacttgaagagaagaaa gagaataaaattttgaaatttcttgGTTTTATGTGGAATCCTTTATCATGGGTTATGGAAGCAGCAGCACTGATGGCGATTATCCTTGCTAATGGTGGA GGGGAAGGTCCTGATTGGCAAGACTTTATAGGGATTATATGCCTACTGGTAATAAACTCAACTATTAGttttatagaagaaaataatgcaGGTAATGCTGCAGCAGCATTAATGGCTCGTTTAGCTCCTAAAACAAGG GTTCTCAGAGATGGGCAGTGGCAAGAGCAAGATGCAGCAATTTTAGTACCTGGGGATATAATTAGCATAAAATTGGGAGATATAGTTCCAGCTGATGCTCGCTTGCTAGAAGGGGATCCTTTAAAAATTGATCAG TCAGCCCTTACTGGAGAATCTTTACCTGTCACAAAAAGAACTGGTGACGAGGTCTTTTCCGGTTCAACATGTAAACATGGAGAGATTGAGGCTGTAGTGATAGCAACAGGAGTTCATTCCTTTTTTGGAAAGGCAGCATACCTGGTTGATAGTACCGAAGTTGTTGGACATTTTCAGAAG GTCCTTACCTCAATTGGTAACTTCTGCATTTGCTCTATAGCTATAGggataatttttgaaataattataatgttcCCAGTGGAGCATCGATCATACAGGGATGGAATCAACAATCTTCTTGTTCTCCTAATTGGAGGAATACCCATCGCTATGCCAACAGTCTTATCTGTAACGCTTGCAATTGGCTCTCACCGTCTTTCTCAGCAG GGAGCCATAACTAAAAGAATGACAGCAATTGAAGAAATGGCAGGCATGGATGTGCTTTGCAGTGACAAAACTGGAACTCTTACACTGAATCGCCTGACTGTTGATAGAAACCTTATTGAG GTTTTTAACAGAAATATGGACAAAGATACGGTTGTTCTACTAGCAGCCAGAGCTGCTAGACTGGAAAACCAGGATGCCATTGATACTGCCGTAGTTAATATGCTAGCTGATCCAAGGGAG GCACGTGCAAACATCACTGAAGTTCATTTTCTACCATTCAATCCTGTAGATAAACGTACAGCTATAACGTATATTGATTCTGATGGCAATTTTTATAGGGCCACTAAAGGAGCTCCGGAacag ATTCTAGATTTGTGTCAAGAGAAAGACCAAATTGCCAAAAGAGTGCACGATATAATAGACAAATTTGCTGAAAGGGGATTGCGATCTCTTGCAGTTGCTTATCAG GAAGTTCCTGAAAAATCCAAGGATAGCCCTGGAGGTCCTTGGACTTTTTGTGGATTGTTGCCTTTGTTTGATCCACCAAGACATGATAGTGCGGAAACCATTCGAAGAGCACTTAACCTTGGAGTCTGTGTAAAGATGATTACAG GTGATCAATTAGCCATTGCAAAGGAGACAGGCCGTAGACTTGGCATGGGAACAAACATGTACCCTTCTTCGTCTTTGTTAGGGCGTGAAAAAGAAGAGCATGAAGTTCTCCCTGTAGATGAGCTCGTTGAGATGGCAGATGGCTTTGCTGGTGTTTATCCTG aaaagCAACATGTTGTTGGGATGACTGGGGATGGAGTAAATGATGCCCCCGCATTGAAGAAAGCAGATATCGGAATAGCTGTGTCAGACGCTACAGATGCTGCAAGAAGTGCTGCTGATTTGGTCTTAACCGAGCCTGGCTTAAGTGTCATTGTTAGTGCTGTGTTAACAAGCAGAGCTATATTCcaaagaatgaaaaattataca ATATATGCTGTCTCCATCACCATAAGAATAGTG GTTGGTTTTACTCTCCTGGCATTAATTTGGGAGTATGATTTTCCACCCTTCATGGTCTTGATCATTGCAATACTAAATGATG gtACCATCATGACCATATCTAAAGACAGAGTGAAGCCATCCCCGACACCTGACAGTTGGAAGCTACCAGAGATATTTGCAACAGGAATAGTGATTGGAACTTATCTTGCTTTGGTCACTGTCCTATTCTATTGGACAATAGTTGAGACCACTTTCTTTGAG ACCCACTTCCATGTAAGCTCCTTATCTAGTGACAGCGAGAAAGTTTCATCAGCTGTATATCTGCAAGTTAGCATCATTAGCCAGGCTCTGATCTTTGTTACTCGAAGCTATGGATGGTCATTTCTCGAGAGACCCGGAGCTCTGCTGATGTGCGCCTTTGTAATAGCTCAACTG GTTGCGACCTTAATTGGAGTGTACGCAAATATCAGTTTTGCAAAGATCAGCGGAATTGGATGGGAATGGGCCGGTGTTATATGGTTATACAGTTTGATCTTCTATGTACCCTTGGACATCATTAAGTTCACAGTGCGTTATGCTTTGAGTGGAGATGCCTGGAAACTACTATTTGAAAGAAAG ACTGCTTTTACATCAAAGAAAGACTATGGAAAAGAAGACAGAGCTGCAAAGTGGGTTCTTTCTCAGAGGACTCTACAAGGACTGCATCTCATGGCCGGAGGAAGCCTCGAGGTTAACGGAAGGCGCTCTTCTATCATAGCTGAACAAGCCAGACGACGAGCTGAAATAGCCAG gCTGGGAGAGTTGCACACTCTCAGAGGACATGTTGAATCTGTTGTCAGACTCAAAAACTTGCACCGCAATGTCATCCAATCAGCTCATACAGTCTGA
- the LOC114163031 gene encoding 1-(5-phosphoribosyl)-5-[(5-phosphoribosylamino)methylideneamino] imidazole-4-carboxamide isomerase, chloroplastic-like, with protein MMRNLSASHFFGLLVPSPIFHSNNHPFLTLSLPSSRRFSPSIQCAVQFRPCIDIHKGKVKQIVGSTLQDLKGGDGSDPVTNFESDKSAAEFATLYRRDGLTGGHVIMLGADPLSKAAALEALHAYPGGLQVGGGINSDNCLSYIEEGASHVIVTSYVFNDGQMDIGRLKDLVQIVGKNRLVLDLSCRKRDGKYAIVTDRWQKFSDVFVDPGVMEFLASFADEFLVHGVDVEGKKLGIDEELVALLGKHSPIPVTYAGGVTGMADLDRIKGAGMERVDVTVGSALDIFGGNMSYEEVVAWHAQQRAYAV; from the coding sequence ATGATGAGAAATCTCTCTGCATCTCATTTCTTCGGGCTTTTAGTTCCCTCACCCATCTTTCATTCCAATAACCATCCTTTTCTCACTCTCTCCTTACCTTCCAGCCGAAGATTCTCTCCTTCCATTCAATGCGCGGTTCAATTCCGTCCCTGCATCGACATCCACAAGGGGAAAGTGAAGCAAATTGTGGGGTCAACCTTGCAAGACTTGAAAGGGGGTGATGGGTCAGATCCTGTGACCAATTTTGAGTCTGATAAGTCAGCTGCTGAATTTGCTACTCTTTACAGACGAGATGGACTCACGGGTGGCCATGTCATCATGCTTGGTGCAGACCCTTTGAGCAAAGCTGCTGCCTTGGAAGCATTGCATGCTTATCCCGGTGGTCTACAAGTTGGAGGGGGAATAAATTCTGACAATTGTTTGAGTTACATAGAAGAGGGAGCAAGCCATGTCATTGTGACATCTTATGTATTCAATGATGGACAAATGGATATTGGAAGGCTAAAAGATCTTGTTCAAATTGTTGGAAAAAATAGGCTTGTATTGGATCTCAGTTGCAGAAAAAGGGATGGTAAATATGCAATTGTCACTGATAGATGGCAGAAGTTTAGTGATGTTTTTGTTGATCCTGGTGTAATGGAATTTCTTGCCAGCTTTGCTGATGAGTTTTTGGTTCATGGTGTTGATGTTGAAGGGAAAAAGTTGGGAATTGATGAAGAGCTTGTTGCCTTGCTTGGCAAGCATTCACCTATTCCTGTTACTTATGCTGGTGGTGTGACTGGAATGGCTGACCTAGACAGGATTAAAGGTGCGGGAATGGAGCGTGTGGATGTAACTGTGGGTAGTGCCTTGGATATTTTTGGAGGAAACATGTCGTACGAAGAGGTTGTAGCTTGGCATGCCCAGCAAAGGGCCTATGCAGTTTGA